The Hymenobacter oligotrophus genome segment GGCCGTGAGCAGGTAAATGATGCCCGTGGCCATCAGCATAGCCAACAAGTACACGCGCACCGGCACCTCGAAAGCAACGAGCAGCGGAAACTGCACCGCCAACACCAGCCCCAGCGCCACGCCCAGCGAGGTAAGCACCAGCATTTCGGTTAAAAACTGCGAGCTGATGTCGGAGCCCGTGGCGCCCAACGCGCGGCGCAGGCCCACCTCGGCGCGGCGTTGGCTGATGTTGTACCACAACACCCCAAACAGACCTAGGGCCACGTTGATAATCAGGAACAACCCTACCACCGACAAAGCCACAATGGGTGCCACCGTTACCTTCAGCTTGTCGACGCGGTCGGCCTCCAGGGTGTACACCTCGGTGCTCCATTTGCGCGTTACGCCGGCCACGGTTTTCACGATCTTTTGCTGCAGCTCGGCGCCTTGGCCGGGGGCTACGCGCACGAGCACGGCGGCGCCCTCCCACTGCGTGGTATCGTGGGGCACGAGGCGCATCCACATGCTGGGGCTCACGTCGCTGAACTCGCTGTGCACGCGCACGTCTTCCACCACGCCCACCACCTGGTAATGTTCTTTGGCGGGGTCGCCGTAGCGGGCATCGGGGCGCACCACCTGGCCCAGCGCCGCCTTGGTGGTACCAAAGAGTTTTTCGCTCATGTTGCGCGTAATCACGGCGGGGCGGTGCGTGGCCGCGTCGTCGGTGCTCCGGAACCAGCGGCCCTCGAGCAGCTGCAGGCCCATGGTGGCCGCATAGTGGTCGTCGGCGTCGTAACGGTCTACGCTCTCCATTTTTACCTTGTTTTCGGCCACAAAGTCGCCGTTCATCGTGATAAAGCGGAAGGGCGTGTTGGGGCTGGTTAAGGTAAGCTCCTGCACGCCGGGCAACGCCCGCACTTGGCGCAGCACATCGTCGAGCACGGGGCGGGGCATTTTTTCGCCTTGGCCGGCGGCAATATTCAGGCGCCACACCTGCTCGTGGCGGAAGCCCGGCGGCAGCAGGTAGTTGTGGCCTACCGTAACGAGCACCACCCCGACGGCAAATAGCACGATAAACGAAAGGAAAATTTCGCTGAGCAGCAGCACATTGGTGCGCTTGCGGTTCCAGATCAGGCGTAGCAGATGACGAAACATGGCCGGGAGGAGGGTTGTCAGGGGTAGGTAGTCAGTTGTGAGTTGGTGGCAGCGGAGCACGGCCGGGTTGGGCCGGCGCCGCTGCCCACGGTCCTTTTCGGCTTGCTTATTTGGGGCCGCTGCCACTGCCGCGCAGGGCATCCACCGGGTTTAGGCGGGCCATTTTCCAGGCGGGGTACACGCCGCTCATCAGCCCGAAAATTACCGTCAGACCTAGGCCCATCGCGAAGGCCCGCCAGCTCAGCCCGAAGTGCGAATGGGCAATAAACTGCGACTCGTTGAGCAGCTGCAGCACGCCCGCCGCCAAGGCCAGCCCGAGCAGCCCGCCCAAGGCCGTGAGCACCAGGTTTTCGGTCAGGAACTGCCCTACCAGCACCGAGCGCGAAGCGCCAAAGGCTTTGCGCACCCCTATTTCGCCGGCGCGCTCCATAATGCGCGTCACGTTCAGGTTCACGAGGTTCAGGGCGGGCAACAGCATGAACAGCAGTGCCAGCACGCTGCACCCCGTCAGGAACAGGGCCATGCCGTCGTCGTCGGACTCCTGGTTGCCGGTAAACTGCCGCACCACGCTGGCCAGGGCGGGGTCGGCGTGCGCGTACAGCTTGTCGTAGCGGGCGGGGTCGGGCAGCGGCACGCGCCGCATCATCTGCTCAAACTCTTGGCGCACGGCTGGCACGGCCGCCGTTGAGGGCGCCAGCAGAATAACAAAGTACTGGCCGTCGTAGCGCTTGTCCTCGATGCTGCTTGCGTTGAGGGTGTAGGGCAGCCACACATCGGCGCTGGTGTACAGCCGAATGGCCGGTACATCGGGCACTACGCCCGTTACGCGGTAGCGGTGCGGGCCGATTTCGAGCGTGCGCCCGGCGGCACCTTTTTCTGTGCCGAAAAACGAGCGCGCCGTGCGCCGGCTGATCACGCACACGCGGGCTTTCTGGTCGATTTCGGCGGCGCTGTAGGTGCGGCCCTCGAGGAAATCGAAATCCATTACGCGCCAGAAATTGTGGTCGGTGTGGCGCACACTCAGCGTAAGGGTTTTGTTGCCGGCAAAAGCGGTAGCGTTGCTGCCAAGCGACGCCATCGCCACGGTTTCGGGCGTCTTCATCGAGCGCACGTACGTGTCGACGAAGTGGGCGCTGGCGGGCGTGTTGCTGTAGCCGCCGTCCTTGAAGCGCTGGCAGAGCAGGTTCACGAACAGCATGCGGTCCATGTGCTTTTCGGGCTTGTGCGAGCCGTTAAAGTGGTCGATGGCGGCCACCAGCACGAGCATCACCATCAGGGTGAAGCTGATGCCAAACAGGCTGATGAAGGTGAAGAACTTGCGGCGCAAGAGCACCTTCCAGGCAATTTTCAGGTAGCTAAGCAGCATAAATCGTGGGGGCAGAAGAAGGTTGGGGGGTAACCTGAAGCGCGGGCATGGCTGCCGGGCGGGCCGCGGGCCGCTCCGGCCTAGGGGGCGCGGCCGGCCGCGCGCGGGCCGTGAGGTCGTAGAGGCCGGCGCCGGCCATTAGCAGCAGCAGGGCGGCCATCAGTAGCGCCGCGGCTTGCAGTACCCGTTTCATGGCAGTTGGGGGCCAGAGCCGTTAGTTTACTTGGCTGCCGTCGAAGAAGCGGATGACCCGCTCCGTTTTCAGGGCCATGTTCTCGTCGTGCGTTACCATCACAATGGTGGTGCCCTCTTCGCGGTGCAGGCTCAGCAGCAGGTCCATGATTTCCTCGCCCATCACCGAGTCGAGGTTGCCGGTAGGTTCGTCGGCTAGGATAATTTCGGGGGCGCCGGCCAAGGCGCGGGCAATGGCCACGCGCTGGCGCTGCCCGCCCGATAGCTGCGACGGAAAGTGCTTGGTGCGGGCGCTCAGGCCCACTTTCTCGAGGGCCGCGAGGGCGCGCTGGCGGCGCTCTTTGCCGCCCATGCCCGCGCGGTACAGCAGCGGCAGCTCCACGTTATCGAGCACCGAGAGGTCGTTGATCAGGTGGAAGCTCTGGAAGATGAACCCAATTTTGTGGTTGCGCAGCTTGGCCAGCTCCTTGTCGGAGTAGCTGGTTACGGCCCGCCCGCCTATCTCGATGGTGCCGCTGGTGGGCTCGTCGAGCAGGCCCATCAGGCTCAGCAGCGTTGACTTTCCGCAACCCGACGGCCCCATAATAGACACGAACTCGCCCCGGTTAATCGTTAGGTTTACGCGGTTCAGCGCCACCGTCTCGATGGTATCGGTTTGGTACACCTTCTCCACGTCGGCGAGCTTGATCATGGGCGTGTTTTTCAACGACGTGGCGGCGCGCGGGCCGGTGGCGAGCGAGGGGCTTTGGGTCAGGGTCGGTTCCATGGGCGGTCGGGGTTTGTTTTCAGTAAGTTGCGCCGGTGTGCTGTCCGGTTTTGTGCAGCAGCAAAGCGGGTTCCCATCACAGAAGCCAAGCGGCGTGCCAATTGCAAAAGTTGTTGTTTATCAGCTTATTACCCCAACATCCCTTCATCAGCCCAACCAAAATATTGTCCGGAACCGGACACGGTGTTCGGAAATGAAGCCCCTGGTGTGCGCCGGTGGCCATTGGCCGGCAAGCCAACCGCTTGCCCTTATCCGCGTACAGTACCAGATTGCCCTTTGATGTATGCCCACGACTACCATGAGCCCCGATAAAGCCTTAGTGGAAGAGGTTCATACTTTTCTGCAGGCCGAACACCTGAACGCCCTAGGTACCGCCCTCGACGAGGACCCCGGCACCATTGCGCGCACGTTTGCCGAGGTGCTGCCGCTGGTGGTAAGTGCCCTGGCGGGGCGCGCGCGCCAGCCCAACGGCCCCGAGGTTATCCGAACGCTAACCCAGCAAGCCCACCAGCACGCAGCCCTGCAGCAGCTGAGCACCGCCGGCCGGCAGCCCTGGCACGGCCGCGGCGTAACCCTGATGCAAGGCTTGCTTGGCGACGCCTACGCCGGCTCGGCTACGGCCATTGCCGCCCGCCACGGCCTGTCCGCTGCCGAGTTCGAGCACCTGCTCGATGTAGCGGTGGCCGCCGTGCTGGGTACTTTGGGCAAACACGCAGCCGAGCACCAGCTAACCGCCGACGCATTAAGCGCGTGGCTGCAACGCCAACCAGCTGGCCCCCGCCTACCCACCCAGCCGCACGCAATGGCGGCCGTGGCCGAGCCCATCGACCGGCCCGTGGTGGGGCCAACGCCCAGCCCTGCCCCCGCGGCACAGGGGCAACCGGCAGCGGCGTCGCAGCTGCCACCCGCCCCTGCCGATGGCACCTGGGGCAGCGTGGGCGGCGGCATTACGTTTACGCCCACCCTTACCGGCGTGCGGCGGCGCAAACGCCCTAAGTGGCAGTGGGCGCTGCTGCTGCTGCCGGCGCTGGGCCTGGGCTTTGGCTTTGGGTACCGCTCCAAGCTGGTGCCCGCGCCGGTGCCGGCGGCAGTGCCCGCTCCGGTAGCGGCCCCCGAGGCCAGCGCACCGCGCCCGGTGCCCACGGCCAGCTCGTATCCGCCCTCGTACCCAGCCGGCTACTACGATGTGCTCACGGATACCTACATCCGCGAAACTGGCCCGCAGCTGCTGCTTACCTTGGCCGATGGCAACACGCTGAGCGTTGGCACCAACTCCACGGAGTACCAGCTCTACCGTTTCCTGTCCGATCCGCGCAGGCAGCCCAACACCGTCAGCCCGGCCCTGGGTTGGATCAACCTCGACCGCGTGTACTTCGAGCCGAACCGCGCAACGCTTACCGACGACTCGCGCGCGCAGCTGCGCAACGTGGCCAAAATCCTGAAAGTGTTTCCGGAAGCCCACCTGCAACTGGGCGGCTACACCGATGGCACCGGCAACCCCAGCGCCAACCTCCGGCTTAGCCAACAGCGCGCCAGCGAGGCCCGGCGCACTTTGGTGCAGCTGGGCGTGGAGCCCCAGCGCCTGCGGGCCGAAGGCTTCGGGGCCAATTACTTTATTGCCTCCAACGCCGGCGCCGTGGGCCGGGCTCTCAACCGCCGCCTGAGCGTGCGCGTCATCAGCAAGACCGGCGCAGCAGGCTTGCCGCCCAATATGCAACCGCCTGCCGCCAAGCTGCCGGCCTCGGCAAGCAATACCGCCAACCGCAACCTAGGCGCCGCGGCCGAGCAGCGCCCAAGCTCCGCCGAACAACGCCGCAAACGCAAACGCACCGCCGCCCAGCCGCGCACCAAAGCCGGCTTGTGGTTGCAAAACCTAGGGCAGTGCCTGCAAGGCAAGCGCGTAGCCGAGTGGGAGAAAAAACGCTAATCGCGCCCGTGCGCAACGGCCCGCCGCTCGGCTTTGAGCGGCGGGCCGTTGCGCACGGGCGATGGTGCTGCCGCTTGGCCCATGCCTGCGGTGCACCTAGGGCTTAGTTAGTGGCCGCCAGCAAGGGTTGCTGCCGCTCAAAATCGTAGAGCGTGAGGGTGCGCAGTTGGTAGTAGGCCACCCACGAGGCGCGCAGCGCGGCAATGTAAGCGCGCTTGGCGCGGTCTTTTTCGCTTTGGGCAATGTTGAGGTCGGTAAGCGAAATGCGGCCTACTTGGTAGGTAGCGCGGGCAATGCTATAGCGGCGCTGGGCCAGCGAATCGGCGCGGGCAGCCAGGGCTAGTTGCTGCTCCAGCGCGCCCAGTTGCGCCGCCTGCGACAGCACCGATTGCTCGAAGGTCATCTGCTCCTGCTCCACGGTTACTTTGGCCTGCTGGCGGGCCAGCTCGGCGGTTTTTACGGTGGCGCGCGTCTTGCCCCAGTCCACAATCGGCATCGAGAAACCTAGGCGCAGCTGCTGCTGGTCGTTGGGGTTGATGTAGCTGGTGCGAAACTGCTCGCCGCTGCTGGCCAAGCCAAACGAGGCCGTAAGGCTGGCCTGAAAACCGGTGGTGCCTTTGGCCTGCGCCACGTTGCGGTCGGCCTCGAGCAGGCGCCGCTGAAACATCAGCGACTCGCGGCGGTACTGCCGCGCTTGGGTTAAAGCTGCTTCGGGCGCTACCTCCAGCTTGGGCGCGGCGGCGGGTACATCGAGCGAGGCCGCGGCGTCTACCGTCAGGCCGGTGTAGCCTTTCAGCTGCACGGCGGCGTTCTGGGCATCTACGTTGGCTTGCACCTCGGCTTGTTGGGCGTTCAGCAAATTCAGCTCGAGCAGCAGCAAGTCGTTTTCCGACAGCCTACCTAGGCGGTGCCGCTCGCGGCCCATGCGCAGCATGTCTTCGCTTACCTGGCGGTTTTGGCGTGCAATGCCGGCGTTTACTTGCTGCAGCAGCACATCGAAGTACAGCTCGGTGGCGCGGCGGGCAATGGTTTCGCGCTCCTCCACGTACTGCCGCTGCGACTCCTCGTAGCGCAACGGCTCGATGCGCTTGTTCCAGCCCAAGGCGTTGAAGCCACCTAGGGGCTGCACCAGCCCCACGGCCACCGGGTTGCTGTTGTAGAGGCGCTGGCCCCTGCCCTCAAAATTATCGAAGCGCTGCAGCGTAGAGCCCACCGTAATGCGCCCGCCCGTGAGGCCGATGCCCTGGCTGAGGGTGGTGGCCAAATACGAGTTGTTGATGCGCACGTAGCGAAAGTCGGTGGTGCCATCGGGCTGCGTTACGGGCGTAATGGTGCGGCTGTAGTTGGGCAATACGCCCTCCAACGCCAACTGCGGCTTGTAATCGGCCCGAAACGAGCGGTACTGCCACAAGCTGGTTTCGCGGTTGGTTACGGCCTGCTTCGCCACCGACGACTGACCTAGGGTAAGCTCAATTACCTGCGGCAGCGTAAGGGCCGGCTGCGCGGGCGCGGCGGGTTGCGCCCAGGCAATCGACATGGTCAGCAGCACCAACACTACGGTGGCGCCCAGCATCAGCAACCACAGCCGCAAGACCTCCAGCACAAAGGGTAGATTTAGTCGGTTCATAGCTCAGAAAGGCAGGGTCGGGAAGAATTGGCAAAGGGTATTGAGCGGCCGCAAGGTGTTGCGCCGGGCATCTTAGCGCTTGATGCTGAGCTCGGGCGCCTGTTCGTAGTCTTTGGTTTCGCTGATAATCAGCTCCTCGCCGGGGCGCAGGCCGCCGATGATTTGCACGTAGTCGAAGTTGGAGTCGCCGAAGCGCACGGTGCGGCGCACGGCCTTGCCGTCTTCCAGCACAAACACTGACTGCTCGCGCCCGCCTTGGTAAAAGGGGCCGTTTTTCACGCGCAGCACGCCGCGGTGGGCGCGCGTTACCACGTACACATCGGTCCGCAGGTTGGCGCGCAGCGCCGGGTGGTTGTTCTGCTCAAGTTGGGCGTAGAAGGTCATCACGCCCTTGTCGGCGGCGGGGCTGATGGAGCTGATGGTACCGCGCAAATCGGTGCTGCTGCCCAGGCGTACAATCACCGGGTCGCCCACGTGCAGCGAGTCGGCGTAGCTATCGGCCACGGTGCCCCGCACCCGAAACGAGCTGAGGTCGGCCACCCGCGCCAACACCTGGCCTTGGTTTACCGTCGAGCCGATGTCCTCGCTTACCCACGTAAGCACGCCGGCCTGCTCGGAGCTGATGTTGGCTTGCTGCAGCTTGTGGGCGAGTTCGGCAATGTTGCGGTCCTGAATCTGCATGGTGTAGCCGAGGCCCCGCTCGTCGGCATCGTTCGAGCGGCGCTGGTTGCTGATTTGGCGGCGCACTTTCTGCAGCTCCAGCTCGGCAATTTTCAGGTTCAGCTCGGCCTGGCGCACGCTCTCTTGGGTGCCCGAGCCAATGCCCAGCAGGTGCTGCTCGTCGCGCAGGGCCGATTGCAGGCTGCGCACTTTCTCCTGCTGCACTTTTTCCTGCGCCTCTAGGTCGTTGAGGCTGCGCTCCAGGGAGAGTTGCAACAGGGTGCTTTTGTTGCGGTTTTGCAGCTGCTCGTCTTGCAGTTTGGCCAGCGCACTGCTGGTTAGCTCCTTATCGAGCTCCAATATGGCTTGCCCCGGCTGCACCTTGGCCCCAGCCGTAAGCAGCACCCGCCGAATGCTCGACTGAATAGGACTGGTGATAACGGCCTCGTGCGCCGGAATAATGAGCCCAGAAGCTGCAATGGAAGCTTCAACGTCGCCGGTTTCTACGGCCGCCGTCAGTATTTCTTCCTGCCTGATGCTGGGCTTCAGCACACCGCGGAAGGCCCACAGGCCTACGGCCGCCACTGCCAACGCAACAACTACCAGCAACAGGCGCCGGGCGCGGCGTTTGGCATGCGTAGCGGGCGAAATAGCTCTGTCCATTTTCGTTCGGATTGGGGTCGGATTCGGGTAGTAGTAGCCAAGCCCAATGCCAAACTTTCAAGTAATTGATAATTAACAATTTATAATCAATGATTGAGCGGCAGCGCGTCGAAAATATGTCCGGTTGTGGACAGTGTGTTCGGTATTGCTTTGATCTGTTCTAACTTAACCCCTGCTCTCGCCGCTGCTTATCGTATTCGCATATGCCCGATACTTGGACCCCTCCTGCCGGATGGCAAGCACCCTACAAGGAGGTAAGCAACAATGTCTACTGCCTTGAGCTTACGCGTGCCTCGGGCCACACAGTAACAACCACCGGGCACAACTTGGATGCCATGCAACAGTGGTGCACACAAGCCGCTGCTGACATAGATCAGCAGTTATTGTGCAGTGCTGAACAACAGAAGGGCCGGTAGCTAAAATGAGCTACCGGCCCTTCTGCAAGGTTTTGTCAGTTGCTTACTTCCGCGTACCCGCATCGGCGATGCGCGTGGGCGTATCCTGCCCGCTCACAATGCTGGTGGCGCTTTGGGCAATGGCCTTAATTACTTCGGTCATGTTCTTCAGGTCGAGGCTTTCCACTTCGTCGTCCACGGAGTGGTAGAGCTTATCCGTCGGAATCTGGTCGGTGCTGATGCTGTGGGCCGGTACACCTAGGCGCGCAAGCGTGGCGTTGTCGGAGCGGTAGAACAGCTGCTGCTCGGGGTACGGGTCGGGCTCGAATTTAAACGTGGAGCCTTGCAGGTTGCGCTGCAGAATCTGGCCAAAATCCGATTTATCGAACCCGGTAATGAAAGCCGTACCGGGGCCAAACTTCGACACTTTGCCGATCATCTCGATGTTGAACATGGCCACCACTTTGGCCGGATCGAGTTGTTTCGAGAAGTGCTGCGAGCCAAAGCCGCCTATTTCCTCGGCCGTAAAGGCCACGAACACCAGCGAACGGGCGTTGTTTTTGGCTTTTTTGAAGTGCTCGGCCAAGACTACCACCGCAGTAGTGCCCGAGGCATCGTCGTCGGCGCCGTTAGCGATGGAGTCGCCGGCCACGGCGGGCAGATAGCCGATGTGGTCGTAGTGCGCTGAAAATACGACTTGCTCGGCTGCCTTGCTTTTGTCGCGGCCGGGCAGCACGCCCACCACGTTCCGGATTTCCAGCGGCTTAATGCTGGTAGCGCCCGTTAGCTGGTAGCTGGCGCCGTTGGCTACCGCGCCCGGCGCCAGAATAAAGGCGGCGGTGTAGGGCTGCGGTTTTTCGCTGCGGAAGGTGCTGTGCTGCATTTGCCCGGCCAAGCGCTTGAAGATGGCCGCGTGCGCCGGGTCGATGATAACCAGGGTGTTGCCCTTCGCGCGCAGCAGTGGGCCTACTTCTTTCCGAAAATCGGCTTGCGGGCCAATTACGCACACCTTCGGGGCGTTGTCGCCGGTGCCCTCCGCCCAGTTTACCTGGCTTTCGGCCGATACCATGGCTTGGGGTGCGCCGTTCTGGCCGCTCGTCCAGTTTACTTGCTCCTGGCCCGACATCAGCACCACGTTTTCGCGCGGTACGGCGGTGCCGTTTAGCGAGGCCTGCACGCTGGCGGTGTTGATTTCGAACACCTGAAACTTCTGCTCGAACGACGTAAGCCCGTCTAGCGGCTTCAGGCCAATGCGCTTAAACTCGCCGGCCAGAAACTGCGCCGCGTCGTTGGCACCCGTGTTCAGCGCCCGCCCACGCATTTTGTCGTCGGCCAGGGTACGCTCGACGCGCTCCACCGTAGTGGCCGAAATGTTTGTTTTGACAGCCTTGGCTGCTTTTTGCTGCGCAACGGCCGCTTGCACCGAGCCAACCAGTGCCAAGCCCAGGAGTAGATGTTTCATGGCGCAAAGTAGCACGCGCCGGCACAGCAGTTGCACGCCGGCGCGGCTTACTTGCTACCTAGGGCCACCAGCCCCACCAGCAACAGGGCAATTTGCAAGCTGCATATCGGCGCAGCCACGTACCTTGCCGCCAACGCACCGCTGCTACTTGCCATGCCAACCAACGCTCCCCTCTCGGGCCTGTACCGCCCTTCGCTTAGCCTGCTCACCGACCTCTACCAGCTTACCATGGCCTACGGTTACTGGCGCAAGGGCATGCAAGACCGCGAAGCCGTGTTTCATCTGTACTTCCGCAAGCCGCCGTTTGCGGGCGGGTACGCCGTGTGTGCCGGCCTGGCTTACGCCGTTGATTGGCTTGAGCAGCTGCGCTTCGGCGAGGAAGACCTGGCGTACCTAGGGGCGCTGCGCGGCCGCAAAGGCAATGCCCTGTTCGATCCGGCTTTTCTGGATTACCTGCGCGATTTGCGCTTTACCTGCGATGTAGACGCCATTGCCGAGGGCACGGTGGTATTTGCCAACGAGCCCCTGATTCGGGTGCGCGGCCCGCTGCTGCAAGCCCAGCTCATCGAAACGGCGCTGCTTACGCTCGTCAACTTCCAAACGCTGATAGCCACCAAAGCCGCCCGCATTCGCGAAGCCGTAGGCCCCAACGACCAGATTCTGGAGTTCGGCCTGCGCCGCGCCCAGGGCTTCGACGGTGGCTTGTCGGCTACGCGCGCGGCGTACCTAGGCGGCGCCGACGGCACCAGCAACGTGCTGGCTGGGCAGCAGTTTGGCATTCCGGTGCGCGGCACGCATGCCCACAGCTGGGTTATGGCGTTTGAGGACGAAGAAGAAGCCTTTGACGCCTACGCCGACGCCTTCCCCGACGATTCGGTGTTTCTGGTGGATACTTACGACACCCTCGAAGGCGTGCGCAACGCCATTCGGGTGGCGCAGCGCCTGCGGGCTACCGGCCACGAGCTGGGCGGCATCCGCCTCGATTCGGGCGACCTTACCTACCTCAGCCGCGAAGCCCGCCGCCTGCTCGACGAAGCCGGTTTTCCGCAGGTGCGCATCGTGGCCAGCAACGACCTCGACGAGCAGCTTGTTACCGCCCTCAAGCTCGAAGGTGCCCGCATCGATACCTGGGGCATCGGCACCAAGCTCGTAACCGCCTACGACCAGC includes the following:
- a CDS encoding ABC transporter permease yields the protein MFRHLLRLIWNRKRTNVLLLSEIFLSFIVLFAVGVVLVTVGHNYLLPPGFRHEQVWRLNIAAGQGEKMPRPVLDDVLRQVRALPGVQELTLTSPNTPFRFITMNGDFVAENKVKMESVDRYDADDHYAATMGLQLLEGRWFRSTDDAATHRPAVITRNMSEKLFGTTKAALGQVVRPDARYGDPAKEHYQVVGVVEDVRVHSEFSDVSPSMWMRLVPHDTTQWEGAAVLVRVAPGQGAELQQKIVKTVAGVTRKWSTEVYTLEADRVDKLKVTVAPIVALSVVGLFLIINVALGLFGVLWYNISQRRAEVGLRRALGATGSDISSQFLTEMLVLTSLGVALGLVLAVQFPLLVAFEVPVRVYLLAMLMATGIIYLLTAICAWQPSRLAAAIQPAVALREE
- a CDS encoding ABC transporter permease, translated to MLLSYLKIAWKVLLRRKFFTFISLFGISFTLMVMLVLVAAIDHFNGSHKPEKHMDRMLFVNLLCQRFKDGGYSNTPASAHFVDTYVRSMKTPETVAMASLGSNATAFAGNKTLTLSVRHTDHNFWRVMDFDFLEGRTYSAAEIDQKARVCVISRRTARSFFGTEKGAAGRTLEIGPHRYRVTGVVPDVPAIRLYTSADVWLPYTLNASSIEDKRYDGQYFVILLAPSTAAVPAVRQEFEQMMRRVPLPDPARYDKLYAHADPALASVVRQFTGNQESDDDGMALFLTGCSVLALLFMLLPALNLVNLNVTRIMERAGEIGVRKAFGASRSVLVGQFLTENLVLTALGGLLGLALAAGVLQLLNESQFIAHSHFGLSWRAFAMGLGLTVIFGLMSGVYPAWKMARLNPVDALRGSGSGPK
- a CDS encoding ABC transporter ATP-binding protein; translated protein: MIKLADVEKVYQTDTIETVALNRVNLTINRGEFVSIMGPSGCGKSTLLSLMGLLDEPTSGTIEIGGRAVTSYSDKELAKLRNHKIGFIFQSFHLINDLSVLDNVELPLLYRAGMGGKERRQRALAALEKVGLSARTKHFPSQLSGGQRQRVAIARALAGAPEIILADEPTGNLDSVMGEEIMDLLLSLHREEGTTIVMVTHDENMALKTERVIRFFDGSQVN
- a CDS encoding OmpA family protein, coding for MPTTTMSPDKALVEEVHTFLQAEHLNALGTALDEDPGTIARTFAEVLPLVVSALAGRARQPNGPEVIRTLTQQAHQHAALQQLSTAGRQPWHGRGVTLMQGLLGDAYAGSATAIAARHGLSAAEFEHLLDVAVAAVLGTLGKHAAEHQLTADALSAWLQRQPAGPRLPTQPHAMAAVAEPIDRPVVGPTPSPAPAAQGQPAAASQLPPAPADGTWGSVGGGITFTPTLTGVRRRKRPKWQWALLLLPALGLGFGFGYRSKLVPAPVPAAVPAPVAAPEASAPRPVPTASSYPPSYPAGYYDVLTDTYIRETGPQLLLTLADGNTLSVGTNSTEYQLYRFLSDPRRQPNTVSPALGWINLDRVYFEPNRATLTDDSRAQLRNVAKILKVFPEAHLQLGGYTDGTGNPSANLRLSQQRASEARRTLVQLGVEPQRLRAEGFGANYFIASNAGAVGRALNRRLSVRVISKTGAAGLPPNMQPPAAKLPASASNTANRNLGAAAEQRPSSAEQRRKRKRTAAQPRTKAGLWLQNLGQCLQGKRVAEWEKKR
- a CDS encoding TolC family protein; translation: MNRLNLPFVLEVLRLWLLMLGATVVLVLLTMSIAWAQPAAPAQPALTLPQVIELTLGQSSVAKQAVTNRETSLWQYRSFRADYKPQLALEGVLPNYSRTITPVTQPDGTTDFRYVRINNSYLATTLSQGIGLTGGRITVGSTLQRFDNFEGRGQRLYNSNPVAVGLVQPLGGFNALGWNKRIEPLRYEESQRQYVEERETIARRATELYFDVLLQQVNAGIARQNRQVSEDMLRMGRERHRLGRLSENDLLLLELNLLNAQQAEVQANVDAQNAAVQLKGYTGLTVDAAASLDVPAAAPKLEVAPEAALTQARQYRRESLMFQRRLLEADRNVAQAKGTTGFQASLTASFGLASSGEQFRTSYINPNDQQQLRLGFSMPIVDWGKTRATVKTAELARQQAKVTVEQEQMTFEQSVLSQAAQLGALEQQLALAARADSLAQRRYSIARATYQVGRISLTDLNIAQSEKDRAKRAYIAALRASWVAYYQLRTLTLYDFERQQPLLAATN
- a CDS encoding efflux RND transporter periplasmic adaptor subunit, encoding MDRAISPATHAKRRARRLLLVVVALAVAAVGLWAFRGVLKPSIRQEEILTAAVETGDVEASIAASGLIIPAHEAVITSPIQSSIRRVLLTAGAKVQPGQAILELDKELTSSALAKLQDEQLQNRNKSTLLQLSLERSLNDLEAQEKVQQEKVRSLQSALRDEQHLLGIGSGTQESVRQAELNLKIAELELQKVRRQISNQRRSNDADERGLGYTMQIQDRNIAELAHKLQQANISSEQAGVLTWVSEDIGSTVNQGQVLARVADLSSFRVRGTVADSYADSLHVGDPVIVRLGSSTDLRGTISSISPAADKGVMTFYAQLEQNNHPALRANLRTDVYVVTRAHRGVLRVKNGPFYQGGREQSVFVLEDGKAVRRTVRFGDSNFDYVQIIGGLRPGEELIISETKDYEQAPELSIKR
- a CDS encoding M20/M25/M40 family metallo-hydrolase, yielding MKHLLLGLALVGSVQAAVAQQKAAKAVKTNISATTVERVERTLADDKMRGRALNTGANDAAQFLAGEFKRIGLKPLDGLTSFEQKFQVFEINTASVQASLNGTAVPRENVVLMSGQEQVNWTSGQNGAPQAMVSAESQVNWAEGTGDNAPKVCVIGPQADFRKEVGPLLRAKGNTLVIIDPAHAAIFKRLAGQMQHSTFRSEKPQPYTAAFILAPGAVANGASYQLTGATSIKPLEIRNVVGVLPGRDKSKAAEQVVFSAHYDHIGYLPAVAGDSIANGADDDASGTTAVVVLAEHFKKAKNNARSLVFVAFTAEEIGGFGSQHFSKQLDPAKVVAMFNIEMIGKVSKFGPGTAFITGFDKSDFGQILQRNLQGSTFKFEPDPYPEQQLFYRSDNATLARLGVPAHSISTDQIPTDKLYHSVDDEVESLDLKNMTEVIKAIAQSATSIVSGQDTPTRIADAGTRK
- a CDS encoding nicotinate phosphoribosyltransferase encodes the protein MPTNAPLSGLYRPSLSLLTDLYQLTMAYGYWRKGMQDREAVFHLYFRKPPFAGGYAVCAGLAYAVDWLEQLRFGEEDLAYLGALRGRKGNALFDPAFLDYLRDLRFTCDVDAIAEGTVVFANEPLIRVRGPLLQAQLIETALLTLVNFQTLIATKAARIREAVGPNDQILEFGLRRAQGFDGGLSATRAAYLGGADGTSNVLAGQQFGIPVRGTHAHSWVMAFEDEEEAFDAYADAFPDDSVFLVDTYDTLEGVRNAIRVAQRLRATGHELGGIRLDSGDLTYLSREARRLLDEAGFPQVRIVASNDLDEQLVTALKLEGARIDTWGIGTKLVTAYDQPALGGVYKLAALQRADGSGWDYTVKISEQLAKTSIPGILQVRRYLGANGKPVADMLYNTAEELPADLTIVDPMDPTRRRPVKSEQYRELLEPVFRQGKLVADLPTLQESRERVHQELASFDPSIRRFLNPHVYPVGLEAGLNSFRTQLILEKRAVRPA